CGGCGACGGAAACCCTGAAGAAGGGGAAACCGGCTTATGCGGAAAAGAAGGTGGGCAGCCGGATCTACCGGCAGTGGACCTATCCGATGTTTGACGACGAAGGAAAGTGTTTGTCGGTGGTCATGTATACCCGGGATGTGACGCATCTCAAGAAGCTCAAGGAGCGGCTCATCCAGTCGGAGCGGATGGCCTCTATCGGCCAGATTGCCGCAGGTGTGGCCCACGAGATCCGAAATCCCCTGGGCTCCATTGTGACGGCGGTGGAGGTCCTCTCGTCTGAGGGCGGGACGGATGAGGAGAATGCCTTTACGTTGACGGAGGTCCTCAAGGTGGAGGCCCGGCGGTTGAACGATATTATCTCCGAGTTCCTGCTCTATGCGGCTCCGCAGCAGCCGGTCCTCAAGGAGAATCATCTCAATCGTGTGATCGGAGAGGTGATCCGGATGGCTGAAGGTGAAGCAAAAAAGAACGGCGTTGCCATTGTCATGGATCTGGATGACCGGATTCCTTCCACCTCCTTTGATGCCGGAAAGATCAAGCAGGTGATCTGGAACCTCGTCATTAACGGGATCCAGGCGATGCGGGCGGGGGGCACACTGAAGATCAGCTCTCACCGGAGGGCCGACGGAATTGAATTTCGTGTTTCCGACGAGGGGGAGGGGATCCGGCAGAAAGACGTCACCCGAATCTTCGATCCTTTCTATACGACCAAGTCTTCGGGAACGGGTTTGGGGCTTTCGATCGTGAACCGGATTGTTGAAGACCATCACGGAAGGATTGAGATTGAAAGTGAAGAGGGAAAAGGCGCGGAATTTATCGTACAGCTTTTGCTGGGGAATGAAGAATCGTATCTGGAAACGGTGGGAATGAGAGGATAGCCGGAATGGGAAAGATTTTACTGGTGGATGACGATCAAAGCGCTCGGGTGACACTCTCCATTGCACTGAAAAGTGCGGGGTTCTCCGTCGAGATTGTCGATAACGGACGCAAGGCTCTGCAGCGGCTCGGTGAAGACAGTTACGAATGGGTGATTTCCGATGTCAACATGCCGGATCTGGACGGTGTGGAACTGGTCCGAAAGATCCGGGAGCAGGATCACGAGATCCGGATTGTTCTGATCAGCGCCTTCCGCTCTCCCGATGAGATTCAGGGATTGCAGATTCAGGGGTTTCTCGAAAAACCGATCAACGTCCGGAAACTTTATGCAATTCTGCGCAATGAACCGGTTTCGGAGGAAGAGGAGTTTGCACCCCGGATCAATCGGACGAGCAGTGAGTTCCTGCATGAAGAAGACCGGAGGTCGAAAGATCCGGAAATCATTCAGTTCAAGGATGAGATGGAAAAACAGGAGTTCGAAAAGATGAGTTTTAATGTCTACGAACTTCTGGAAAAGAAGGTCGAAGAACGAACGCAGGAACTCTTAGAAAAGCAGCGAAATCTCGAAGACGCCTATTATGAATTGCGGAAGACAAAGCGGTATCTGGAAAACCTGATTGATGCCTCTCCGAATTGCATTATCTCTACGGATATCGAGATGGGAATTCTCAGTTGTAATACGGCGGCCGAAGAGACCTTCGGCTATACCCGGGATGAACTCTTGGGACAGAGCATGGCCGCCCTTCGAGCGCCGGAGGCGGAAGAGATGAGTCATGAAATTTATGCCCGGACTCTGGAGGCGGGGAGCTGGACCGGTGAGATCGCGGGGCGACGGCGTGACGGAGAGGTTTTCCCCTTGTCCCTCGTGACCTCCCGGGTTGTGGATGAAGAGGGAAGAATCATCGCGATCCTGGAGATGTCCCGGGAGATCACGGAAGAGAAAAAGATGGAGCAACAGCTCCTCTATGCGGAAAAGTTGAGTGTGTTAGGGCAGCTCGCACCGAAGATTGCTCATGAAATTAATAACCCGCTCCATGTGATTTCCGCGAATGCCCAACTCGGTTTGATGGTGATCGACGACAAGGAAAAGGTCCGGTCCTGCCTGCACAAGGTCTTCAACGAAACGGATCGAATCGAGCATTTGACCCGGCAGTTAATGGATGTTGCCCGGCCCACGGAATTGAACATCCGAGAACTCTCGGTGGTGGATCTTCTCGAAAATGCGCTCCTTTTTCTGAGGGACGTGGGGGAAATCAAGCGGTTGGAGGTTCACAAAGAGTACAGTGAGAGGCTTCCGAAGATCCATGCCGATCAGGCCCAGATGGAGCAGGTTTTTCGAAATCTGATACTCAATGCTTCGCAGGCGATGGAAGAATCGGCAGAGAAGTGTTTGACGGTGGCTGTGCGTCCGGCGGAGGATTCAGACTTTATTGAGGTTCTGATTTCCGATACGGGGTGTGGGATCCCGGAAGAATACAGGGAACAGATCTTTGAGCCCTTTTTTACCACGAAAAAAGTCGGCAAGGGGAACGGGCTCGGTATGCCGATCATCCGGGGGATTGTCCAGCGGCATCAGGGACGGATCGAGGTGGAAAGTGAAGTGGGCGCCGGTTCGACGTTCCATATCTTTCTTCGAGTGAATTGCAGCGGGCGGGCGGACCCATTGTCCGCCGGAACGCATCATGGCAGGATGCCGGATGCCGGCGAAGAGAAGGTGGGAGCAGGGATCGGATGGAACCGGGAATGATTTTTCAACGGTGACGGGGTACGATCCGGATGCGATGTGACGAGAAGCACAAAAACGGAGACCGGAGGAACAGGATGAGCAAGGAAAAGATTCTGGTAGTGGATGATGAGCCGGGTGCGGTGGAAGTCCTGGTCGGAATGCTGGAGCAGGAAGGTTACCAGGTTGTGTCGGCACAAAACGGCGAAGAGGCCTTCGGGATTCTTCGTGAATCGGATTTTGATCTGGTCCTGACCGACCTGAACATGCCCAAACTGGACGGGATCGAACTGCTGCAGAAGATCCGGGAAGTCAATTCCGGGCTGCTCTGTATTGTCCTGACCGGTTGCGGGACCGTAGACAATGCCGTGGCGGCCATGAAGGCAGGCGCCTATGATTATATTACCAAACCGTTCAAGATTGATGAGCTCTCTCTTTCCGTGAAACGTGCTCTGGCGTTTCATACGATGAAACGCCAGAATCGGAACCTGAGACGGTTGGTCGGGAAAGAATACAAGTTCAAGAATTTTGTCGGGGATAGCGATGAAATGCAGAAGGTCTTCAGCCTCGTCGAGAAGGTCGCGGATACCGATTCCACGGTCCTGATCCAGGGCGACAGCGGTACCGGCAAGGAACTCGTGGCCCGTGCGGTTCATTTTAACAGCCACCGTTCCGACGGTCCTTTCATCCCGATCAACTGCGCGGCGATTCCCCGCGATCTGTTGGAAAGTGAACTCTTCGGCCATGTCAAAGGGGCCTTTACCGGGGCGACCCTTTCCCGGCCCGGTCGTTTTGAGCTGGCCGACGGGGGGACGCTCTTCCTCGATGAAATCGGTGAAATGCCTCCGGAACTTCAGGTGAAACTCCTGCGAATTCTTCAGGATCAGCAGTTTGAGCGGGTCGGTGGCACCCGGACCCTCCATGTCAATGCTCGCATCATTGCAGCCACCAACAAACACCTTGAAGAAGAAGTTGAAAAAGGAAGATTTCGGGAGGACCTCTTTTACCGGTTGAATGTGATCCCGATCCGGATTCCTCCTCTCCGGCAGCGGGTCTCGGATATTCCCCTCCTGGTTCATTTTTTCCTGGAACGATTCAACAAAATACGAAAAAGGAATCTCCATGGTTTTTCCAAAGATGCCATGCGGTGTCTGACGAGCTATCCCTGGCCCGGCAATGTCCGGGAACTGGAGAACCTTGTAGAGAGAATGGTCATTCTGGCCGAAGGAGAGATCATCCGGTTGGAGGATCTCCCCGAGAAGTTCCATTCTCCCGTCAAGCCGCCGACTTCCCTGAATGCTTTTGCGCTGCCTGTCCAGGGCATTTCCCTGAATGATGCCGTAGAGGAATTTGAAAACGAGTTGATCCTCAAGGCGATGAATCATGTGGGGGGGGTCAAGAGCAAGGCCGCTAAACTCCTCCACCTCAACCGGACGACCCTTGTGGAAAAAATAAAGAAGAAAAAACTGAACGGTTGGGAGAGTGCCGAAACTGCCTGATCCCCGTTGTGCCCCGTTTTATGTCAAAGGAATGGCACAACCGCTCTCTTTGACATGAAGACCCTTCTCTGTCTGGTGCAAATCGATCCGTCCCCATCATCTTTTCGGATTTTTCTTTTTTTTCGACCTGTCCTAACTATCAATAAACACAATAGAAAAAGAGAAACCTTCAAAGATCCTTTCGTTCAAGCCTCTTTGCCTGCTCTTGGCACACATCTTGCTCCTTGACTGAATGAATTTCGTCCGCACCGGGATTATTGCAGCTTGCGTCCGGGCAAAACAGCTTGTTTCATCTTGATGGAAGTGAAGGAAGATATGCGATTGATCACGGGGATCTTTTTCTTATTGGTTTTTGCAGGTGTCCTCCTCCCTTTCTCAGGCCGCCCTGCCTGGGCCGCCTCGGAGACGGAGGCGGGTCATCCTTTTGTTCCGGTACACGAAGGGGACCTCCGTCCAGGACAGGATATCCTTTCTCTGGCCTATGACCATTATCGTGCAGGTCGTTTTGAAAAGGCTGCAGCACTCCTCGAACCTTTCGTGGAGAAAGTGACCGATGCCCGAGCCAAAGAGGCGGCGCTGCTTCTTTTGAGCAACTGCTATTATCGAAGGAATGCCGGGGATCCGAAAGTCAATATGCAGATGACCCTGAAAACGGATCAGAAATTGCTAGTACTTTTTCCGAATTCCATTGTCGTTCCGAGAACGCGTTACCGAATGGCGGGGATTTATTTTCGACAGAAGATGTTTCGACAGGCGATTTTTCAGTATCGGAAAATCCTTCATGACTTTCCGGGCTTTCCTGATTCTGCATCCGTCATGTTTGATCTGGGGAAATCGATGGTTGCCGCCCGGAGAGTGAAAGAAGGATTGAAGTGGATCGAGAACGTGCCGGCGCAATATCCGAAGGATCCGGTCATTATAAAAGTTTATGCCTATCTGATTCGATATGACATGAATCGGAAGCAGTATCGTCGGGCACTCAAGAGGTTTGCCTCCTTGACAACCGATCAGATTATGTTTCATCCGGGACTTCGAAAGATGTACCCCGAGTTGTTATATCAGTTGAGACGCTATAATAAAGCCCGGAATTTTTTCTTCAAGGTACTGAATGTCTATCCGGATGATCCCGATGCATCGCTCTGGTCCGTCCGGATTGGGGATATCTACCATTTGGAAAACCGGAACCGGGATGCCCTGAAAATCTATTACCAGACCCGGGAACGTTTTCCCGGTAGTGAAGGAGCCATCCTGGCTCGAGCGGGGATTCTCGATGTCCGCAATCGTGATCAGGCATCTCCCTTATCGTTCAAAAAGGTTATCGAAGGATATGACAAGCTTCTTACGGAGGTGCCGGAAGGGCCTCTCCGGGGTCTGGTACTGATGCGAAAAGCGATCTTCCTGTCCCGCAACCATGCCCTGCGGGAGTCACTTGTACTATTTCATCAATTTTTCAGTGAATATCCTGAGAGTCCCTATCGAAAACAATGTGAAGAAATTTATCGCAAGGCCTTTGACGATCGGATCATCGATTTGTACAAGCAGAGCGGTTATCCGGAGATCGTCGAGCTGATGCAGCAGCATAAACATCATCTGACCTTGAAGAGGCTTTCACCCGGTGTTCTCTGGAAGATTGCGGACAGTCATTATCAGGTTGCCTTTTTTCATACCGCAGTGTCGATGATGGAAGAGCTTGTCCGCGTCGATGCGCCTGCCCGGAAGAATCAAACACTCCTCTTTGAGTTGGGGGAAAGCCATCTCGAACTGGGGCAGATCAAGCAGGCGATGCAGGTATTACAGGGACTTCTGAAAAGGTTCCCGAAGGGTCCTTTCGCCGGTGATGTCTACGTGTTAAAAGGACGGCAGGCCTTCCTTACAGGAGATCCCGGTCATGCGATCGCCTATTGTACGACTGCTCTTCGGAAGGGGTGTCGGAGACGATCCGTGGAAGCCTACTATTTTCTTGGATGTGCCTACCGCCAGACGGGGAATGTGAGGCATGCCCGGAGAATGTTTCAGAAGGTGCTGCAACAAGGGTCCCGGAATCTTTCGACATGGGAACGGCAGCTTCCGCAGGGCGCCCGTTTTGCACTGGGTGATCTTCTGTATGACCAGGGGAAAAAAACGGAAGCGATGAAGGTCTATCAGGAAGCGGTTCAGCTTTATCCCGGCGATCAGAATGCCGACTGGGCTCGATACCGAATGGCCTTGATCCAGTCCGACCGGGGAAACCCGGAGGCGGCGCTGACAACGCTCGAAGGGATCCGGCGGGAATCCAATGAAGACCTGCTGGGGCTTTTGATCCGGACGGCGATCGGAGAGATACGGTGGCATCAGAAAGTTGCCAAGGTGTTGTGAAACGCAAGCAGGCGGGAGAGGATAGATGAAAAGTAAATCGGACAAGGAACTGGAACTTTTAAGCCGTGCCCTGGAGACTTTTCACCAGGCTTCGGGGCAATTGGAACAGTCCTACAGCCAGTTGGAAGAGAAGGTCGAAGTCCTGACCCGGGAATTGGAGAAGAAGAACCGGGATCTGGTACGAAACCTGGAAGAAAAAGAAAAAATGAAATGCTATCTCCACAACATTCTGGAGAGTCTGCGAACGGGCGTGATTGTCCTTGACCTTTCTTGCCGGATTACCGTCTGCAATCGTGCCGTGGAGGAACTGATCTGCGAGTCGCCGCAGACAATCCGCAAGAAGGGGTTGGCATCTGTTCTCGGGACTGCGGGACGCGGTTCCAAAGATCAGGAAGATTTGAGATCTCTGATGAAGATGCTCGACCAAACGTCGATCGTACGGGTCAATGGACGGCAGGAACGGACCATCCATCTCTCCACCTCCGTGCTGAACGACGAAGAGGAGAACGTGATCGGCGGGATTATCCTCCTGAAGGATGTCACGGAGATTCGGAGACTGGAAGAGGAGGCGGCCCGGCGCAACCGGTTAACCTCCATGGGGGAGATGGCCGCAAATATTGCACATGAGATCCGTAATCCCCTGGGGGGGATTGAACTCTTTGCTTCTCTGCTGAAGGAAGAACTGAAGGATGATCCCGATCGTGCAGTTTTGGTCAGTAACATCAGTGCCGGTGTGCAAAGCCTGAATCATATTCTTTCCAACCTGCTCTACTACAGCCGGCCGTTGCGACCGGTTTTTCTCCCCCTGTCGGTGCAGGGGATCCTGGATGAGTCCCTGGTCTTTGCCGGGCATCTGTTGGGGCAGAAGGGGATCCGCTGGAGTTGTGAGCATGCGGGAGAGGACCGGGAATTGATCAGCGATGGGGAACTGCTGAAACAAATTTTTATGAACCTGATCTTAAATGCGGTACAGGCAATGCCCGGAGGAGGAGATCTGCGGGTGACTTCTGAGATCGGAGAAAAGGAAGTGGAATTCCGTATTGCCGACAACGGCCCGGGGATTCCGGAAGAAAGCCTTCAGAGGATCTTTCATCCCTTTTATACGACACGGCCCAAAGGAACCGGGTTGGGGCTGGCGATTGTCCACCAGTTGGTGGAGACCCTCGGCGGGAAGATTTCCGTGGAGAGCCGCGTCGGCGAAGGGACCACTTTTTTTATTGTTTTTCCTTTGGCCGGCGGTTCCTCAGGGTCGGGGATGGGCATCCTGACATCCCGGATACGGGAAGTCCCGGGCGTTATATCGGCGTCATGAACCCCGTGGTTCTTTTCGGGAATACGGCAGTCTGCCGCGTCGGGGCAAGTCTTTCCCGGTAGGTACGGTATTTGCGAACAGGAACACTCAGCAAAACTTTCAGGAGTACTCATGGGAAAATTAAAGATTCTTGTCGTGGATGATGATGGACAGATGCGATCGGGACTAAAAGAGGCGTTGACCCGCTACGGATATTCCGTGGATCCCTGCGTCTGTGTGGACGAGGCATTAAAAGCCATGGCAAAGACACGCTATGCAATGGTGATCACCGATATGCGGATGCCGGGACAATCGGGACTGGATCTGCTGACGGAAGTTCAAAAGAGATTTCCGGAAACTCCGGTGGTTGTTATGACCGCTTTCGGGACCATTCAGGATGCCGTGGATGTGATGAAGGGAGGTGCCTTCGATTATCTGATGAAACCCTTTGACCGGGAAATCTTGGGAAAAGTGGTTGCCCGGGCACTGGGAGAGACGACGAAGCCGACGCGTAGAAAGCCTTCTCGTTCTTGTGGGTGTCGGCATAAGGTGGAGAAGGAATTCGTGACACGGGACCCTGCGATGATCAAGACCTTGCGGTTCATCCGTGAGATCTCAACCAGTGATTCCACGGTCCTGATCCAGGGAGAGAGCGGGACAGGCAAGGAGTTGATTGCCCGTATGATCCATCAAAACAGCTCCGTTGCTTCCGGTCATTTTGTGGCGGTTAATTGTGCGGCCATTCCGGAGGGGCTGCTGGAAAGCGAACTCTTCGGTTACGAAAAAGGGGCCTTCAGCGGCGCGCATACGCGGAAAATCGGAAAATTCGAGCAGGCCGACGGCGGGACCCTGCTCCTTGATGAAGTGGGTGAGATGGACCTGATCCTGCAGGCGAAACTTCTCCGGGTTATCCAGGAAAGGGAGATCGACCGTATTGGAGGGAGCCGGGCAATTCCGGTTCATGTACGGATTCTGGCGACCACCAATCGGGACCTGCGCCGGGAAGTGGAGGAAGGACGTTTTCGTGAGGACCTCTTCTATCGTCTCAATGTGGTCCCGTTGCGGATTCCCCCGCTTCGGGAACGTCCCTGCGATATCCTCCCCCTCTGTGAATATTTCATCCGGCGCCGCGATGTCGGTGGACGCCGGGGGACGCGACGACTTTCCCCCGAGGCGGTGTCCTTCCTGAAGAAAAAGAACTTCCCCGGGAATGCTCGTGAACTGGAAAATCTGATTGAGCGGGCGATGCTGGTTGCCCGGGGGGATGTGATCGGTGTGGATGATCTGACGGTACCGGACTGCGGTGTCCGTCCGACGGAATCGATCCGAGTCTTGCCGGGCAAAGGGGGATCGGTAAAAGACATGGAGCAGGAGCTGGTTCTGCAGACCCTGCGGGAGGTTCATGGAAACCGGACGCAGGCCGCAGTCCTGCTTGGCATTAGTATCCGTACTTTGCGGAATAAGCTGGCGGAGTATCGCAAGATCGGGATTACGGTGCCCGACTATGAACCGGCGCGGCATGCAGGGAAGAGGGGGGCGGCCCTTCGATGTGCACAAGGGTAGGAGCATCGTGCCGATGCGGGAAAAATTTGCCTACTTTCCCGCAGGGGTCAGCAGGTGCAGAAGGTCAATGAACAACATGAAGCAAACAACGTAACTGTCGGAATTATGATCGATCACCGGGACCCTGTAAGAGTACTTTTTGGAGGGGACCGTCCGGATCGTTATGGCATGCAACTTGCTTATAGGGTTGTCGGAGTATCTCCGCAACGGAAAGTTTTGAGATCGGGAGGAGAAGACAATGGCGGATCTTTTTGGAAACGAATTTCAGGTACTGGCCCGCTCCCTCGACTTCTGCGCAGAGCGCAATAACCTGATTACGGCAAATTTAGCCAATGCCGATACTCCCGGTTACAAGGCGGTGCGGATTGATTTTGAGAAAACACTACAGGGAATGCTCAAGAAACAGGGAGGAGAAGAGCTCCGGAGGACCGATCCGAAACATTTTTCCATGGACCCGGCAGCAACGGTGGCGGGACCGAAGATTACCATCCGGGAGGACTCCCTCAAACAGGATGGCAATTCCGTTAATATGGACGAAGAAGTTGCAAGGATGTCCATGAATCAAATCCGGTACAACGCCGGTGTGGAGGTACTGAATAACCTTTTCAAGAACCTTGAGTATGCGATTCAGGAGGGAGGACAGTAGAATGGATTTTTTTGATGCAATGAACATCAGCGCGTCGGCGCTGAACGCACAGCGAGAAAGGATGAACGTTGTGGCGAGCAACCTGGCGAATATTCACACCACCCGCACGCCCGATGGGGGTCCTTACCGTAAAAAGAGCGTCGTCTTTGAAGCGCAGAGCCTCGGCAGCCCCTTTGACAGTATGCTTCAGGACCGGCTGCGGGAACAGGTGCAGGGGGTCCGGGTGGCTGGAATCGAGTCGAGCAATAAACCCCCGCTTCGAGTCTACGATCCCTCCCATCCAGATGCGGATAAAGATGGGTATGTACTGAAACCGGACATCAATCTGATGTCGGAGATCGTCGATATGATTTCCGCTTCCCGTTCTTTCGAGGCGGATGTCAGCGCGGTGAAAACCTCCAAGAACATGGCGTTGAAGGCCTTGGAAATAGGTCGTTAAGAATCTGTAGGAGAAGATTATGCAAAAGATCGGCATGGAACAGCCTCTTTCCATTCTCCGGGGAGATTCGCCGGCGGGGAAAGCGGGGAAGGAAGTTCAAAAAGGCACTTTCGCTGATTTGCTGAAGCATTCGATTCACGAGGTTGATCAGGTGCAGAAAGATGCGGTCCGGGCCGCCGAGAACCTGGCCGTGGGCAAGACGGAGAATATTCATGAAACCATGATTGCTCTGAAAAAGGCGGAGCTCTCTTTCAAAATGATGATGCAGGTACGCAACAAGATTGTGAAGGCTTATGAAGAGATCATGCGGATGCAGGTCTGAGAACCGGGCACATGTTTTTGAAGGTGTTGTATTAAGACAATATCGGCAAAGGAGAAACGATGGCGGAATCCAAGAGTAATTTTCTTGCCGGCCTGGGAGAACTTCCCACGCCGAAGAAGATCCTGATTCTGGGGCTCCTCGGAACGGCGGCCGCCGGATTCATCTTTTTCATTATTTCTCTGCAAAAGCCTTCCTATGTTCTTCTTTATTCCGGGCTGAATGCAACGGATGCATCGGCGGTCGTGGATGAGCTCCGGAAGGAACGGGTTCCCTATGAAATCGGTGCGGAAGGGGGGAGCATCCTGGTGCCGGGAGACAAGCTTTATGAGGCCCGGCTTTCCCTGGCCGGGAAAGGGTTGCCGCAGAACGGTGTCGGTTTCGAGATTTTTGACAAGGTAAATATTGGGACGACGGAGTTCGTCCAGAAAATGAATTATCAGCGTGCCATGCAGGGCGAACTGGCTCGTACGATCTCTCAGATCGACGGCGTGGAACGGAGCCGTGTTCATATCTCCATTCCTCAGGAATCGGTCTTTGTCGAAGATCAGCAGAAGACGACGGCTTCGGTTTTTCTCAAGCTCAAACCGGGATTCAGACTGGTGGACAAACAGGCCAAAGGCATCTCTTATCTTGTTGCCGGTGCGGTGGAAGGGCTAAGTGCGGAGAATGTTACGATTATGGATACCGAGGGCAGGATCTTGAGCGGCCCCCAGGATGAAGACTCCGCTCTGGGACTCTCCAGCTCGCAAGCCGAAATGCAGCGGAACCTGGAAAAGCATCTGGAGAAGAATATCCGGACCATGCTCGAAAAGGTGATCGGTCCGGGCAAAGTCGCCGCTCAGGTCAGTGCTACGCTGAATTTCAAACAGGTACACAAGACGGAAGAGATCTATGATCCGAATGTGACGGCCGTCCGGAGTGAACAGACGAGCAAGGAAAAAACAAGCGGACAAAATGCGGTGCCTTCGGGGGTCCCCGGAGTGGCGTCCAACGTTCCGGGGCAGGGCGGCGGTGCTTCATCCGGGTTGAGCAGTAAGACGTCTCAGCGGCAGAGTGATACCGTAAATTATGAAATCAACAAAGTCACCCGGCAAGTGATCGATCCGGTGGGCACGATCAAGCGTCTTACCGTGGCCGTCCTGGTGGATGGGACCTACAAAGCGGTTAAGGGCTCCAAGGAGTTGCAATACACTCCCCAGACCAAGGAGCAGATGGCCAAATATGAGACGTTGATCAAGGGTGTGGTAGGCTTTGACGCGTCTCGGGGAGATGAGATCCACATCGAGAATATTCCCTTCCAGCGCGGCAGCGATGAAGCCTGGGTCGACAAGGGGGATTCAGGAGGCATCATCAGTCCGATGATGATCATTGTTCTGCGGTATGTTCTTGTCCTGCTTTTCGGGATCCTCTTCCTCCTCTTCTTTGTGAAACCGCTTGTGAACTGGCTGACCGCACAGTCTACGGGGGGGGGCTATCCCGCGACGGTCGGGGAGTTGGAGTCGGCCTTGAATGCAAAGATGCTGCCGGGGATGAATGCCAATACGCAGGAAAATATGAAAGAA
This window of the Deltaproteobacteria bacterium genome carries:
- a CDS encoding sigma-54-dependent Fis family transcriptional regulator, whose product is MSKEKILVVDDEPGAVEVLVGMLEQEGYQVVSAQNGEEAFGILRESDFDLVLTDLNMPKLDGIELLQKIREVNSGLLCIVLTGCGTVDNAVAAMKAGAYDYITKPFKIDELSLSVKRALAFHTMKRQNRNLRRLVGKEYKFKNFVGDSDEMQKVFSLVEKVADTDSTVLIQGDSGTGKELVARAVHFNSHRSDGPFIPINCAAIPRDLLESELFGHVKGAFTGATLSRPGRFELADGGTLFLDEIGEMPPELQVKLLRILQDQQFERVGGTRTLHVNARIIAATNKHLEEEVEKGRFREDLFYRLNVIPIRIPPLRQRVSDIPLLVHFFLERFNKIRKRNLHGFSKDAMRCLTSYPWPGNVRELENLVERMVILAEGEIIRLEDLPEKFHSPVKPPTSLNAFALPVQGISLNDAVEEFENELILKAMNHVGGVKSKAAKLLHLNRTTLVEKIKKKKLNGWESAETA
- a CDS encoding sigma-54-dependent Fis family transcriptional regulator → MGKLKILVVDDDGQMRSGLKEALTRYGYSVDPCVCVDEALKAMAKTRYAMVITDMRMPGQSGLDLLTEVQKRFPETPVVVMTAFGTIQDAVDVMKGGAFDYLMKPFDREILGKVVARALGETTKPTRRKPSRSCGCRHKVEKEFVTRDPAMIKTLRFIREISTSDSTVLIQGESGTGKELIARMIHQNSSVASGHFVAVNCAAIPEGLLESELFGYEKGAFSGAHTRKIGKFEQADGGTLLLDEVGEMDLILQAKLLRVIQEREIDRIGGSRAIPVHVRILATTNRDLRREVEEGRFREDLFYRLNVVPLRIPPLRERPCDILPLCEYFIRRRDVGGRRGTRRLSPEAVSFLKKKNFPGNARELENLIERAMLVARGDVIGVDDLTVPDCGVRPTESIRVLPGKGGSVKDMEQELVLQTLREVHGNRTQAAVLLGISIRTLRNKLAEYRKIGITVPDYEPARHAGKRGAALRCAQG
- the fliE gene encoding flagellar hook-basal body complex protein FliE, producing the protein MQKIGMEQPLSILRGDSPAGKAGKEVQKGTFADLLKHSIHEVDQVQKDAVRAAENLAVGKTENIHETMIALKKAELSFKMMMQVRNKIVKAYEEIMRMQV
- the flgB gene encoding flagellar basal body rod protein FlgB, whose protein sequence is MADLFGNEFQVLARSLDFCAERNNLITANLANADTPGYKAVRIDFEKTLQGMLKKQGGEELRRTDPKHFSMDPAATVAGPKITIREDSLKQDGNSVNMDEEVARMSMNQIRYNAGVEVLNNLFKNLEYAIQEGGQ
- the flgC gene encoding flagellar basal body rod protein FlgC, whose protein sequence is MDFFDAMNISASALNAQRERMNVVASNLANIHTTRTPDGGPYRKKSVVFEAQSLGSPFDSMLQDRLREQVQGVRVAGIESSNKPPLRVYDPSHPDADKDGYVLKPDINLMSEIVDMISASRSFEADVSAVKTSKNMALKALEIGR
- a CDS encoding tetratricopeptide repeat protein, producing MRLITGIFFLLVFAGVLLPFSGRPAWAASETEAGHPFVPVHEGDLRPGQDILSLAYDHYRAGRFEKAAALLEPFVEKVTDARAKEAALLLLSNCYYRRNAGDPKVNMQMTLKTDQKLLVLFPNSIVVPRTRYRMAGIYFRQKMFRQAIFQYRKILHDFPGFPDSASVMFDLGKSMVAARRVKEGLKWIENVPAQYPKDPVIIKVYAYLIRYDMNRKQYRRALKRFASLTTDQIMFHPGLRKMYPELLYQLRRYNKARNFFFKVLNVYPDDPDASLWSVRIGDIYHLENRNRDALKIYYQTRERFPGSEGAILARAGILDVRNRDQASPLSFKKVIEGYDKLLTEVPEGPLRGLVLMRKAIFLSRNHALRESLVLFHQFFSEYPESPYRKQCEEIYRKAFDDRIIDLYKQSGYPEIVELMQQHKHHLTLKRLSPGVLWKIADSHYQVAFFHTAVSMMEELVRVDAPARKNQTLLFELGESHLELGQIKQAMQVLQGLLKRFPKGPFAGDVYVLKGRQAFLTGDPGHAIAYCTTALRKGCRRRSVEAYYFLGCAYRQTGNVRHARRMFQKVLQQGSRNLSTWERQLPQGARFALGDLLYDQGKKTEAMKVYQEAVQLYPGDQNADWARYRMALIQSDRGNPEAALTTLEGIRRESNEDLLGLLIRTAIGEIRWHQKVAKVL
- a CDS encoding response regulator — translated: MGKILLVDDDQSARVTLSIALKSAGFSVEIVDNGRKALQRLGEDSYEWVISDVNMPDLDGVELVRKIREQDHEIRIVLISAFRSPDEIQGLQIQGFLEKPINVRKLYAILRNEPVSEEEEFAPRINRTSSEFLHEEDRRSKDPEIIQFKDEMEKQEFEKMSFNVYELLEKKVEERTQELLEKQRNLEDAYYELRKTKRYLENLIDASPNCIISTDIEMGILSCNTAAEETFGYTRDELLGQSMAALRAPEAEEMSHEIYARTLEAGSWTGEIAGRRRDGEVFPLSLVTSRVVDEEGRIIAILEMSREITEEKKMEQQLLYAEKLSVLGQLAPKIAHEINNPLHVISANAQLGLMVIDDKEKVRSCLHKVFNETDRIEHLTRQLMDVARPTELNIRELSVVDLLENALLFLRDVGEIKRLEVHKEYSERLPKIHADQAQMEQVFRNLILNASQAMEESAEKCLTVAVRPAEDSDFIEVLISDTGCGIPEEYREQIFEPFFTTKKVGKGNGLGMPIIRGIVQRHQGRIEVESEVGAGSTFHIFLRVNCSGRADPLSAGTHHGRMPDAGEEKVGAGIGWNRE
- a CDS encoding PAS domain-containing protein, encoding MKSKSDKELELLSRALETFHQASGQLEQSYSQLEEKVEVLTRELEKKNRDLVRNLEEKEKMKCYLHNILESLRTGVIVLDLSCRITVCNRAVEELICESPQTIRKKGLASVLGTAGRGSKDQEDLRSLMKMLDQTSIVRVNGRQERTIHLSTSVLNDEEENVIGGIILLKDVTEIRRLEEEAARRNRLTSMGEMAANIAHEIRNPLGGIELFASLLKEELKDDPDRAVLVSNISAGVQSLNHILSNLLYYSRPLRPVFLPLSVQGILDESLVFAGHLLGQKGIRWSCEHAGEDRELISDGELLKQIFMNLILNAVQAMPGGGDLRVTSEIGEKEVEFRIADNGPGIPEESLQRIFHPFYTTRPKGTGLGLAIVHQLVETLGGKISVESRVGEGTTFFIVFPLAGGSSGSGMGILTSRIREVPGVISAS